The Mesomycoplasma flocculare ATCC 27399 genome includes a window with the following:
- a CDS encoding PTS ascorbate transporter subunit IIC: MLFSKNKKWLFGLFIFLLVNILIISITLGIRIGHHGESISTAINFLVRVVYLDNYLRQNPLLLGSLVLFGYLVLGRGKSEAILGALKTAIGVFLLTVGAGGLVGLAKPVFNAISGIKEGGVVPLDPYLGWTSANNFLEKGFGAANNFLTLVSFTFIFAFIVNILMVLAKRFTNTNSIMITGHVMLQQSSIVTALLYAILFRQVPLLDNGGISTGSQVGLVLIAGIFLGIYWATASVATLKITNLVTQNAGFAVGHQQMLTLFTSYKIGRFFGNKEQSAENRRLPQSLKIFEDNIFTQTIIILALFAVLFAIIIGYYGIENVLNDKFNGFAPGPNASATAQKAAKEIGATWNSSFSGANFVFLIFGGVLKIIATLVALMTGVRMFVTELQQSFHGISEKIIQGAVVAVDIAATYGFSINAVTYGFLGGVFGQFLAVFVAIGIAAIPGNSSSLVAVPLFITLFFNSGAMGVFANASGGWKASFIAPAIIGFFEIIIISFALKLVQDIVDVGIPVGQNPVLTGYLGMGDWNLFFGIILIIGQFHFVAGWIAIFLAIIGLILLAQAVDSTNQHKKTWLQKLLKIDVDLVKTEV; this comes from the coding sequence ATGTTATTTTCTAAGAATAAAAAGTGGCTTTTTGGACTATTTATTTTCTTACTGGTTAACATTTTGATCATTTCAATCACTCTTGGTATTAGAATTGGTCATCATGGTGAGAGTATTTCAACTGCGATTAACTTTTTAGTTCGTGTTGTTTACCTTGATAATTATTTAAGACAAAATCCGCTTTTACTTGGTTCGCTTGTGCTTTTTGGTTATCTTGTCTTAGGCAGAGGAAAATCTGAAGCAATTCTTGGCGCGCTAAAAACTGCAATTGGGGTTTTCCTTTTAACAGTTGGCGCTGGCGGTCTTGTTGGTTTGGCAAAACCAGTTTTTAACGCAATTAGTGGCATAAAAGAAGGTGGTGTTGTGCCATTAGACCCTTATCTAGGTTGGACATCCGCTAATAATTTTCTTGAAAAAGGCTTTGGCGCTGCTAATAACTTTCTTACATTAGTTTCATTTACCTTTATATTTGCTTTCATTGTAAACATTTTAATGGTACTAGCAAAAAGATTCACAAATACAAACTCAATTATGATTACCGGGCATGTAATGCTCCAACAATCATCAATTGTAACTGCCTTATTATATGCAATTTTGTTCCGGCAAGTCCCACTTCTTGATAATGGTGGAATCTCAACTGGTTCACAAGTTGGGCTTGTTTTAATTGCTGGAATATTTTTAGGAATCTATTGGGCAACTGCATCTGTTGCAACATTAAAAATTACTAATTTAGTTACCCAAAATGCTGGTTTTGCTGTTGGCCACCAGCAAATGCTAACACTATTTACAAGCTATAAAATTGGTCGTTTTTTTGGTAATAAAGAACAAAGCGCCGAAAATCGTCGCTTACCACAGTCTTTGAAAATTTTTGAGGACAATATTTTTACCCAAACAATTATAATTCTTGCCTTATTTGCCGTTTTATTTGCAATAATTATCGGGTATTATGGAATTGAAAATGTATTAAATGATAAATTTAATGGCTTTGCTCCTGGGCCTAACGCAAGCGCGACTGCCCAAAAAGCAGCAAAAGAAATTGGCGCCACCTGAAATTCATCTTTTTCAGGGGCAAACTTTGTTTTCCTAATTTTTGGTGGTGTTCTTAAAATTATTGCTACTTTAGTTGCATTAATGACCGGAGTTAGAATGTTTGTAACCGAATTACAACAATCTTTCCACGGAATTTCCGAGAAAATAATTCAAGGCGCTGTTGTTGCTGTTGATATTGCCGCAACTTATGGATTTTCAATTAATGCGGTAACTTACGGCTTTTTAGGGGGGGTTTTTGGTCAGTTTCTTGCGGTTTTTGTCGCGATCGGAATTGCTGCAATACCTGGTAATAGTTCCTCCTTGGTTGCTGTCCCGCTTTTTATTACCCTTTTCTTTAATTCTGGTGCAATGGGAGTTTTTGCAAACGCCTCTGGTGGTTGAAAAGCCTCATTTATTGCTCCTGCAATAATCGGTTTTTTCGAAATTATTATAATTTCTTTTGCGCTTAAATTAGTGCAAGACATTGTCGATGTTGGTATTCCAGTTGGTCAAAACCCAGTTCTAACCGGTTATTTAGGAATGGGCGATTGAAATCTTTTCTTTGGTATAATTTTAATTATCGGACAATTCCACTTTGTTGCTGGTTGAATTGCTATTTTTCTTGCAATTATTGGTCTAATTTTACTAGCGCAAGCGGTTGATTCAACAAATCAACACAAAAAAACCTGATTGCAAAAGTTATTAAAAATTGATGTTGATCTAGTTAAGACCGAAGTTTAA
- a CDS encoding PTS sugar transporter subunit IIB, whose translation MALKIVAACGNGMGTSMIIKLKVQKIVKELGIDASVEALSMGQSKGLTNSVDIIIASKHLVSEFSQKQKAKIVGVTNLMDENEIRTVLKPVLAELS comes from the coding sequence ATGGCATTAAAAATTGTTGCAGCTTGCGGAAATGGTATGGGAACTTCAATGATAATTAAGTTGAAAGTACAAAAAATTGTTAAGGAATTAGGAATTGATGCCTCCGTTGAAGCGCTTTCAATGGGGCAATCAAAAGGACTAACTAATTCAGTTGATATTATTATTGCATCAAAACATCTTGTTAGCGAATTTAGTCAAAAGCAAAAAGCAAAAATTGTTGGCGTTACTAATTTAATGGACGAAAATGAGATAAGAACTGTATTAAAACCGGTTTTAGCGGAGCTAAGTTAG
- a CDS encoding PTS sugar transporter subunit IIA, which yields MTINLLTSLVKNNSILLNQKASTWQEAIEISCKPLIAKKLISQTYVDAIITSTTENGPYYILAPFLAMPHAEAGKGVFQDCFSLVVFDKPFYFEGDSRPVQILITLGATSSDIHTSIALPQIVAAFENTANIEKIIKAKNKEEIISLLEQVDFSKYLKS from the coding sequence ATGACAATTAATTTACTTACAAGTTTAGTTAAAAACAACTCGATTTTGCTGAATCAAAAAGCTTCAACCTGACAAGAAGCTATCGAAATTTCTTGTAAACCATTAATCGCAAAAAAACTGATTAGCCAAACTTATGTTGATGCGATAATAACTTCAACAACTGAAAACGGTCCTTATTATATTTTGGCCCCTTTTTTAGCAATGCCACATGCAGAAGCAGGAAAAGGCGTTTTCCAAGATTGTTTTTCACTAGTTGTTTTTGATAAACCATTTTATTTTGAAGGTGATAGTCGTCCTGTGCAAATTCTTATAACTCTAGGAGCTACAAGTTCAGATATTCATACATCAATTGCACTTCCGCAAATTGTTGCCGCATTTGAAAACACAGCTAATATTGAAAAAATCATTAAAGCAAAAAACAAGGAAGAAATTATTAGCTTACTTGAACAAGTTGATTTTAGTAAATATTTGAAAAGTTAA